In Syntrophorhabdales bacterium, a single window of DNA contains:
- a CDS encoding DRTGG domain-containing protein: MTLREVRKILDAEVIVGEDQLDREVENGASADLMSDALAFAQSASLLLTGLTNTHVIRTCHVLDIVAVIIVRGKRPLPDTIELAKELRIPILLTKYILYESVGRLYTRGIRGCVEKAG; encoded by the coding sequence GTGACGTTACGCGAAGTGAGAAAAATTCTCGATGCCGAAGTTATTGTTGGCGAGGATCAGCTGGATAGGGAGGTTGAGAACGGGGCGAGCGCAGATTTGATGAGTGACGCTCTCGCGTTTGCCCAATCGGCGAGCCTTTTGCTGACCGGTCTGACCAATACACATGTCATCAGGACATGTCATGTGCTTGATATCGTGGCAGTCATCATAGTGCGCGGCAAGCGCCCGCTGCCGGATACTATCGAGCTTGCCAAGGAACTACGTATACCGATCCTGCTGACGAAGTATATTCTCTATGAATCGGTAGGCAGGCTTTACACGCGTGGAATCCGGGGCTGTGTGGAAAAAGCAGGGTGA
- a CDS encoding MaoC family dehydratase encodes MNTTFGKPASDRYFEDYIPGSVYEFGSIRAEEEEMIEFAKRYDPQAFHVDSVAARKTAFGGLIASGWFTAALAMRLLVDHYVSSVASMGSPTAGEVSWLKPVRPGDELTLRVEICEARRSESKPDRGVVRASVEVLNQHREVVMTRDAVSIVRSRISP; translated from the coding sequence ATGAATACCACGTTTGGCAAGCCCGCCAGCGACCGCTATTTCGAGGATTATATTCCCGGTTCCGTGTACGAATTCGGATCGATCAGGGCGGAAGAAGAGGAGATGATCGAGTTCGCGAAGCGGTACGATCCGCAAGCCTTTCATGTAGACTCGGTGGCAGCGCGAAAGACTGCGTTCGGAGGCCTTATTGCCAGCGGCTGGTTCACCGCGGCTTTGGCCATGCGTCTCCTTGTGGATCATTATGTGTCAAGCGTCGCGTCCATGGGTTCACCCACGGCCGGAGAGGTAAGTTGGCTCAAACCTGTCAGGCCCGGTGACGAGCTGACGCTTCGCGTAGAGATTTGTGAGGCACGACGGTCGGAATCAAAGCCGGACCGTGGCGTTGTCCGTGCATCCGTCGAAGTGCTCAACCAACATCGTGAAGTGGTGATGACCAGGGATGCAGTCAGCATCGTACGGTCCAGGATCTCACCGTGA